One Streptomyces hundungensis DNA segment encodes these proteins:
- a CDS encoding phosphatase PAP2 family protein codes for MQPPQHATRPRWWTELPLIALVYAVYSLGRLIVRGDEARAVEHGLSILRLEKAFHLNAEHPLNRLFTHTPALGIPADFVYASLHYLITPAVLIWLFRRRPTQYRAARGWLMTSTLLGLIGFTFLPTCPPRLLPAVQGFTDTMAQYGSYGWWGGEASAPRGLGGMTNQFAAMPSLHVGWALWCGVMLWRFGGSRLTRILAVAYPLTITFVVMGTANHYLLDAVAGAAVMGLGLLLSRPLLRFAERVRTRFTPASRATGAPIVSAGCETSAGERIPGQRTSSDTRSDTRAEAGDSAASTAR; via the coding sequence ATGCAGCCGCCGCAGCACGCCACGCGACCGCGCTGGTGGACCGAACTGCCGTTGATCGCGCTCGTGTACGCGGTGTACTCGCTGGGACGGTTGATCGTACGGGGCGACGAGGCGAGGGCCGTCGAGCACGGGCTGTCCATCCTGCGCCTCGAGAAGGCGTTCCACCTCAACGCCGAGCACCCGCTGAACCGGCTGTTCACGCACACCCCGGCGCTCGGCATACCCGCCGACTTCGTGTACGCCTCGCTGCACTACCTGATCACCCCGGCCGTCCTGATCTGGCTGTTCCGCCGCCGCCCCACCCAGTACCGGGCCGCCCGCGGCTGGCTGATGACGTCCACCCTGCTCGGCCTGATCGGCTTCACGTTCCTGCCGACCTGCCCGCCCCGGCTGCTTCCCGCAGTGCAGGGCTTCACCGACACGATGGCCCAATACGGCTCGTACGGCTGGTGGGGCGGCGAGGCCAGCGCCCCGCGGGGGCTCGGCGGCATGACCAACCAGTTCGCCGCGATGCCCAGCCTGCACGTGGGCTGGGCCCTGTGGTGCGGGGTGATGCTGTGGCGCTTCGGCGGCAGCCGACTGACCCGGATCCTCGCCGTCGCGTACCCGCTGACCATCACGTTCGTAGTGATGGGAACGGCCAACCACTATCTGCTGGACGCGGTCGCGGGCGCCGCCGTGATGGGTCTCGGCCTGCTGCTCTCGCGTCCCCTGCTGCGGTTCGCGGAGCGCGTACGGACCCGTTTCACACCCGCCTCTCGGGCCACCGGCGCCCCGATTGTCAGTGCCGGATGCGAGACTTCGGCGGGTGAGCGAATCCCTGGGCAGCGGACCTCGTCCGACACCCGATCGGACACCCGAGCAGAAGCCGGCGACAGCGCTGCGTCGACGGCTCGCTGA